A genomic segment from Syntrophotalea acetylenivorans encodes:
- a CDS encoding ABC transporter permease, which yields MFFSLKIALSSLRAHRLRSILAMVGVFLGALALTGVQHVSRSMLLKAEHETAKLGTNLFMVRSGQLSFRPSGSSRVRGLARNFTRQDAKALLAGVPAARAGAPFVLATSPIRSGDLQINCQLVATLPSYATVRNVKAAWGRFLSASDEAERAKVCVLGASIARRLFGDGQGAVGQQVMLHRAGLRVIGVMEPKGADIAGTDQDEQVFVPLTTYMRRLANQDWISGVYLQLADSQAIEEARQAAATILRRRHSIDVGEDDDFTLLAAQDTMRVQRDALALVQTLGLLSSSISFAVGGLGILSIMVLLVRTRRLEIGVRRAVGAKRRDIVRQFMFEAGLMAGIGGGLGVLSSLLLVLVVCRIGEMPLAYDPVLIGSSLFGSLLLGLAAGAYPAWQAANVEILQVLRNE from the coding sequence ATGTTCTTCAGCCTCAAAATAGCCCTGTCTTCCCTGCGTGCTCACCGCCTGCGTAGCATTCTGGCCATGGTCGGCGTGTTTCTCGGCGCCCTGGCTCTCACCGGGGTGCAACATGTGTCGCGTTCCATGCTGCTTAAGGCCGAGCATGAGACGGCCAAACTCGGCACCAATCTATTTATGGTTCGCAGCGGCCAGTTATCCTTTCGGCCCTCGGGAAGTAGCCGGGTGCGGGGGTTGGCCAGAAATTTTACCCGGCAGGATGCCAAGGCGCTACTGGCCGGAGTGCCGGCCGCCCGAGCCGGAGCCCCCTTCGTACTGGCTACCAGCCCCATTCGTTCCGGAGACCTGCAGATCAATTGTCAGCTGGTCGCCACTCTGCCCAGCTATGCCACAGTACGCAATGTAAAGGCTGCCTGGGGGCGATTTCTCTCCGCCAGCGATGAAGCGGAGCGGGCCAAGGTTTGCGTGCTGGGGGCCAGTATCGCCCGGCGGCTATTCGGCGATGGCCAGGGAGCTGTTGGTCAACAGGTGATGTTGCATCGGGCAGGGCTGCGGGTAATCGGTGTGATGGAGCCGAAGGGGGCCGATATTGCCGGCACCGATCAGGACGAGCAGGTCTTCGTGCCTCTGACCACTTATATGCGGCGCTTGGCCAACCAGGACTGGATCAGCGGCGTCTATCTGCAGTTGGCGGATTCGCAGGCGATCGAGGAAGCGCGGCAGGCGGCGGCAACTATCCTGCGGCGCCGACACAGCATCGATGTCGGCGAGGATGATGACTTTACCCTGCTGGCCGCTCAAGACACCATGCGGGTACAGCGCGACGCTCTGGCCCTGGTGCAGACCCTCGGTCTGCTCAGCTCAAGTATTTCCTTTGCCGTTGGCGGTCTCGGTATCTTGTCCATCATGGTATTGCTGGTGCGCACGCGCAGGCTGGAGATCGGTGTCCGCCGGGCAGTAGGGGCGAAGCGCCGGGATATTGTGCGCCAGTTCATGTTCGAGGCGGGACTGATGGCGGGTATCGGTGGCGGCCTGGGGGTGCTCAGTTCTTTGCTGCTGGTGCTGGTGGTCTGCCGCATCGGCGAAATGCCCCTGGCTTACGATCCCGTGTTGATCGGCAGCAGCCTGTTCGGCTCTCTGTTGCTGGGTTTGGCCGCCGGTGCCTATCCGGCCTGGCAGGCGGCAAATGTGGAGATATTGCAGGTGCTGCGCAACGAATGA
- a CDS encoding zinc-ribbon domain-containing protein produces the protein MLRRICKICGRETSKELSVEGPKFFCKTCKDYPQYVELDMEPHCPQCGDLIEECVKCGTGYFCNRCKRLFSRKDLAWKDKEA, from the coding sequence ATGCTTCGGCGAATCTGCAAGATCTGCGGTCGTGAAACGAGTAAGGAATTATCCGTTGAAGGGCCGAAGTTTTTCTGTAAAACCTGTAAAGACTATCCCCAATATGTAGAACTGGATATGGAACCCCATTGTCCCCAGTGCGGAGACCTGATTGAGGAGTGCGTCAAATGCGGCACCGGTTATTTCTGCAACCGCTGCAAACGTCTCTTTTCTCGAAAAGATCTCGCCTGGAAGGATAAAGAGGCCTAA
- the hemL gene encoding glutamate-1-semialdehyde 2,1-aminomutase, translated as MNRSKSAALFAEAKQVIPGGVNSPVRAFQSVGGEPLFIDRANGSTLYDVDGNAYIDYVGSWGPMILGHSHPKVVEAVCRAAVLGSSFGAPTALEVALAGMVRQAYPNMEQLRMVSSGTEATMSAIRLARGYTGRDKILKFEGCYHGHADSLLVKAGSGAATFGVPTSPGVPADLARHTLTASYNDLEQVQALTDAHRGDLAAIILEPVAGNMGCVAPLPGFLEGLRELCDSEGIVLIMDEVMTGFRLAYGGAQERFNIRGDLVCLGKIIGGGLPVGAFGGKKEIMQQLAPEGPVYQAGTLSGNPLAMSAGLATLKLLQEPGFYQQLEVKSAYLEAGLREAAEQCSQPTCLQRVGAMFCTYFHPGPVNSFADAAQSDTDAFGRFFRLMLENGVNLAPSQFEAGFMSAAHSQEDLDRTIDAARKAFAAL; from the coding sequence ATGAACCGCTCGAAATCTGCCGCGCTCTTTGCCGAGGCAAAACAAGTCATTCCCGGCGGGGTCAACAGCCCGGTACGAGCCTTTCAATCCGTCGGCGGCGAGCCGCTGTTTATCGACCGGGCCAATGGAAGCACCTTGTACGACGTCGACGGCAACGCCTATATCGACTACGTCGGTTCCTGGGGACCGATGATCCTCGGCCATAGCCACCCCAAGGTGGTCGAGGCGGTGTGCCGGGCTGCGGTTCTCGGCTCCTCCTTCGGCGCCCCAACTGCCCTGGAGGTGGCACTGGCGGGGATGGTGCGCCAGGCCTACCCCAATATGGAGCAGTTGCGCATGGTCTCCTCCGGCACCGAAGCCACCATGAGCGCCATCCGCCTGGCCCGGGGCTATACCGGCCGCGACAAGATCCTCAAATTCGAAGGCTGCTATCATGGTCACGCCGACAGCCTGCTGGTCAAGGCTGGCAGCGGCGCGGCCACCTTCGGCGTGCCCACCTCTCCAGGGGTACCGGCCGACCTTGCCCGCCACACCCTGACCGCCTCGTACAACGATCTCGAACAGGTTCAGGCCCTGACCGATGCCCATCGCGGCGACCTGGCGGCCATCATTCTCGAGCCGGTGGCGGGCAACATGGGCTGCGTGGCACCGCTGCCCGGCTTCCTTGAGGGCCTGCGGGAGTTATGCGATTCGGAAGGGATCGTACTGATCATGGACGAGGTGATGACCGGCTTCCGCCTCGCCTACGGCGGCGCCCAGGAGCGCTTCAACATCCGTGGAGACCTGGTCTGTCTCGGCAAGATCATCGGCGGCGGCCTGCCGGTCGGCGCCTTTGGCGGCAAGAAAGAGATCATGCAACAGCTGGCTCCGGAAGGCCCCGTCTATCAGGCTGGCACTCTGTCCGGCAACCCTTTGGCCATGAGCGCTGGCCTCGCCACCTTGAAGCTCCTGCAGGAACCTGGCTTCTACCAGCAACTGGAAGTCAAGAGTGCCTACCTCGAGGCCGGGCTTCGCGAAGCCGCCGAACAGTGCTCTCAACCCACCTGCCTGCAGCGGGTCGGGGCCATGTTCTGCACCTACTTTCATCCCGGCCCGGTCAACTCCTTCGCCGATGCCGCCCAAAGCGACACCGACGCCTTCGGCCGCTTCTTCCGCCTGATGCTGGAGAACGGAGTCAATCTGGCACCCTCTCAGTTCGAGGCCGGCTTCATGAGCGCCGCCCACAGCCAGGAGGATCTCGATCGCACCATCGACGCGGCCCGGAAAGCTTTTGCGGCCCTTTAA
- a CDS encoding sigma-54-dependent transcriptional regulator: MAAHPINVLIIDDEESVCNFFRRLLDRKGCRTVTAVSESEALRALEGSPFQVAMVDLKLPDTDGLTLLKHIKRKQPNCEVIIMTGFSTIQTAVKAMQMGAYQYVEKPFDDIKQIEWLIQEAAASASQGKQKDEEEWSQFAKSQGFMVGNTPEMRQLASLAYRLASKDISILIQGETGTGKEVLARFIHATSHRAEQMFIPINCGALSDNLLESELFGHERGSFTGAGSMRRGIFELANNGTLFLDEVGEASLAIQVKLLRVLETGEFMRLGGEKMVHSDVRVISASNVDLEQAMLGRDFREDLFYRLNVVKLEIPPLRARQGDIPMLAEHFVRQLNPHLTLSTEITQLLCEYDWPGNIRELSNTLRQAVALCDGPKILPKHFAGKLSVNRPRPVVVPQRDTSAPPVENNEPSLDKFWEHYGKPEVLEQLSGGELTQLLHSLRGLEESLCSVMRKKGIASPGSECLKDSEAASIKKTLVQHRWNITETARVLGIARNTLHRKIKKYDLHN, translated from the coding sequence ATGGCTGCACATCCCATCAATGTTTTGATTATCGACGACGAAGAATCCGTCTGTAATTTTTTTCGCCGGCTGCTCGACAGGAAAGGTTGTCGCACGGTTACCGCAGTTAGTGAGAGTGAAGCCCTGCGTGCCCTGGAGGGGTCGCCCTTTCAGGTGGCCATGGTCGACTTGAAGCTTCCCGATACGGATGGCCTGACTCTGCTGAAACATATCAAACGCAAACAGCCCAATTGCGAAGTCATCATCATGACCGGCTTCAGCACCATCCAGACGGCAGTCAAAGCGATGCAGATGGGCGCCTATCAGTATGTTGAAAAACCCTTTGACGATATCAAGCAGATTGAATGGCTGATCCAGGAAGCGGCCGCCTCCGCCTCCCAGGGCAAGCAAAAAGACGAAGAAGAGTGGAGTCAGTTTGCCAAAAGCCAGGGATTCATGGTGGGCAACACACCGGAAATGCGGCAACTGGCATCCCTTGCCTATCGCCTGGCGAGCAAGGACATCAGCATCCTGATTCAAGGGGAAACGGGGACCGGCAAGGAGGTCTTGGCCCGCTTTATCCATGCCACCTCCCACCGGGCCGAACAGATGTTTATCCCCATCAACTGCGGCGCCCTGTCCGACAACTTGCTCGAAAGCGAACTGTTCGGCCACGAACGGGGCTCCTTTACCGGTGCCGGCAGCATGCGCCGAGGCATTTTCGAGCTGGCCAATAACGGTACCCTGTTTCTCGACGAAGTCGGTGAGGCCAGCCTGGCCATTCAGGTCAAACTGCTGCGGGTTCTGGAAACAGGCGAATTCATGCGCCTGGGCGGAGAAAAGATGGTCCATAGCGACGTGCGGGTTATTTCCGCCTCTAACGTCGACCTTGAACAAGCCATGCTCGGCCGTGATTTCCGCGAAGACCTCTTTTACCGTCTCAACGTGGTTAAGTTGGAGATCCCCCCGCTGCGCGCCCGACAGGGAGACATTCCCATGCTGGCGGAACATTTTGTCCGCCAGCTCAATCCCCACCTCACCCTTTCTACAGAGATCACTCAACTGCTCTGCGAATACGACTGGCCGGGGAACATCCGCGAACTGTCCAACACCCTGCGTCAAGCGGTCGCCCTCTGCGACGGCCCGAAGATTCTACCCAAGCACTTTGCCGGCAAGCTGTCCGTCAACCGGCCGCGACCGGTTGTTGTGCCGCAGCGGGATACATCGGCACCGCCCGTTGAAAACAATGAGCCTTCTCTGGACAAGTTCTGGGAACATTACGGTAAGCCCGAGGTTCTGGAACAACTCTCCGGAGGCGAACTGACCCAACTGCTCCATTCCCTGCGCGGCCTCGAAGAGAGCCTCTGTTCGGTGATGCGCAAAAAAGGCATTGCTTCGCCCGGCAGCGAATGTCTCAAGGATTCGGAAGCCGCCTCCATCAAAAAGACTCTGGTCCAGCACCGCTGGAACATTACCGAAACGGCCCGGGTCCTTGGCATCGCCCGCAATACGCTGCACCGCAAGATCAAAAAATACGACCTGCACAATTAG
- a CDS encoding GAF domain-containing sensor histidine kinase — protein MSQKPDGKNKLIADLTGVNASKLSYYAELKKRQEKIRRQNVRLEILHRLTRALHLEMSVEDMFNEAQQLLPEALPCDLLGLAMLQNDELVIKALPPFHFRQAQPLPRDSVLWEPLNLNEALILGELPKSDPFFAGYPHLAEQLHSLVVAPLHYKSANQGLLLIGSSQKSAYTQEELSFVQHLAEQLAISIQNAQLYEEVSRARQGWEATFNAVTEPILLIDTEYNIQLNNHRPLPELFPDGKPSQQDQKCFTTLYGRNSPCPNCPMQTLAIDPRPIYRHLETKTGRQLDLSFYPVLGKEQELVAMTIIIKDITEKAQMEAKLMHSARLAAIGEMAAGVAHELNSPMTVVIGTAQLLYAELAGNPEQGDSLKEIADCGLRCKRIIQNLLTFSRQEQVPMDLTNLNREIERALGLVNYLVDPTQITIVKQLAEDLPRIMANAVQIQQVVTNLLINARDALTDKTGEKTIYLKSYLEQGPDQDWVTVSVRDNGTGIEKDKLDDVFTPFYTSKEATKGTGLGLSVSFGIAQAHGGTLEVESSPGKGSCFSLKLPPSPPQPTKHLPV, from the coding sequence GTGAGCCAAAAGCCTGACGGAAAAAATAAGCTAATAGCCGACCTGACCGGCGTCAATGCGTCCAAGTTGAGCTATTACGCCGAGCTGAAGAAGCGTCAGGAAAAGATTCGCCGGCAAAATGTCCGCCTCGAAATTCTGCACCGCCTGACCCGGGCCCTACATCTGGAAATGTCTGTTGAAGACATGTTCAACGAAGCCCAGCAGTTGTTGCCAGAAGCTTTGCCCTGTGATTTGCTTGGCCTGGCCATGTTGCAGAACGATGAACTGGTGATCAAAGCGCTGCCCCCGTTTCATTTTCGACAAGCGCAACCCCTACCGCGCGATTCGGTTCTCTGGGAGCCCCTGAACCTCAACGAGGCCTTGATCCTTGGCGAATTGCCTAAAAGCGACCCCTTTTTCGCCGGGTATCCCCATTTGGCGGAGCAGCTCCATTCTCTGGTGGTGGCTCCCCTGCATTATAAGTCGGCCAACCAGGGACTGCTGCTGATCGGCAGTTCCCAAAAGTCGGCCTATACCCAGGAAGAGCTCAGCTTTGTTCAGCATCTGGCCGAACAGTTGGCCATCAGCATTCAGAACGCCCAGCTCTACGAAGAGGTTTCCCGCGCACGACAAGGCTGGGAAGCGACTTTTAACGCCGTCACCGAACCGATCTTGTTGATAGATACCGAATACAATATTCAACTCAACAACCATCGACCGTTGCCGGAACTATTTCCCGACGGAAAGCCGTCGCAACAGGACCAGAAATGTTTCACTACCCTTTACGGTCGCAACAGTCCCTGTCCTAACTGCCCGATGCAAACGCTGGCCATAGACCCCCGTCCCATTTACCGCCATCTGGAGACAAAAACAGGCCGCCAGCTTGATCTATCCTTTTATCCTGTATTGGGCAAAGAGCAGGAACTGGTAGCAATGACCATCATCATCAAGGACATTACCGAAAAAGCCCAAATGGAAGCCAAGTTGATGCATTCGGCACGATTGGCAGCCATTGGCGAGATGGCAGCGGGGGTCGCCCATGAACTGAATAGCCCGATGACCGTGGTCATCGGTACAGCCCAACTCTTATATGCTGAACTGGCCGGCAACCCGGAACAAGGCGATTCCCTTAAAGAAATCGCTGACTGCGGCCTGCGTTGCAAGCGTATCATCCAGAACCTGCTGACCTTTTCCCGTCAGGAACAGGTCCCGATGGATTTGACCAACCTCAACCGCGAGATCGAACGGGCTCTTGGTCTGGTCAACTATCTGGTCGACCCGACACAGATCACCATTGTCAAACAGCTGGCTGAAGACTTACCGCGAATTATGGCCAACGCCGTACAAATCCAGCAGGTGGTTACCAACCTGCTGATCAACGCCAGAGACGCCCTGACGGATAAAACCGGGGAAAAGACCATCTACCTGAAATCTTATCTAGAGCAGGGACCGGATCAGGATTGGGTGACCGTCTCTGTACGGGACAACGGAACCGGCATAGAAAAGGACAAACTGGACGATGTCTTTACCCCGTTTTACACTAGCAAAGAAGCGACCAAAGGTACCGGGTTAGGTCTTTCGGTCAGCTTCGGGATCGCCCAGGCCCACGGCGGCACCCTGGAAGTGGAAAGCAGTCCCGGCAAAGGTAGCTGCTTTTCTCTGAAGCTGCCGCCCAGTCCGCCACAACCGACTAAACATCTACCCGTCTGA
- a CDS encoding iron-containing alcohol dehydrogenase — protein MNISKFVIPEVIFGPGALQHLGESAAGSGAFRALVVTDSGLLETGWIDKATEYLAAAGVEFEIFSALSSNPKDTEVEVALERYRAAKCDAVIGVGGGSCADMAKVIAMLATNGGQLTDYEGINKIHQPLPPVIIVPTTAGTGTEVTQFARIVNTERRLKMSFVSRSLIPDIALIDPNLLSTVNPRLAATTGIDTLAHAIEAYVSLAATPLTDLHALKAVRLVFGNLRQAVTDRSDLQANTNMALASLNAGIAFSNAILGAGHAMTHQVGGLMDTHHGEANAILLPHVMQFNLPDCRQRFQQIAQAMAGLSSTDPLPAAEHAIEAVKKLVADIGLKQSLSDLGLSEDQLQRLTDNVMQDECIATNPRMATPKDIAELFRKAL, from the coding sequence ATGAATATCAGTAAATTTGTCATTCCGGAAGTCATCTTCGGTCCGGGAGCCCTGCAACATCTCGGCGAGAGCGCTGCAGGCAGCGGTGCCTTCAGGGCCCTTGTGGTGACCGACAGCGGTTTGCTGGAAACCGGTTGGATCGACAAAGCAACTGAATACCTCGCCGCAGCGGGAGTCGAATTCGAAATTTTTTCTGCGCTAAGCTCAAATCCCAAGGACACGGAAGTTGAGGTGGCCCTGGAACGATACCGAGCCGCTAAATGCGATGCCGTCATCGGAGTTGGTGGCGGAAGTTGCGCCGACATGGCCAAAGTCATAGCCATGTTAGCCACTAATGGCGGTCAACTGACCGACTATGAAGGCATCAACAAGATTCACCAGCCTCTGCCTCCCGTGATCATCGTTCCTACCACTGCCGGCACCGGCACCGAGGTTACCCAGTTCGCTCGCATCGTAAATACCGAGCGCCGACTGAAGATGTCTTTTGTCTCACGGTCCCTTATTCCTGATATTGCCCTGATCGATCCGAATTTGCTGTCCACGGTTAATCCACGTCTGGCAGCTACTACAGGTATCGATACCCTGGCCCATGCGATCGAAGCCTACGTTTCCCTGGCCGCCACCCCTTTGACCGATCTGCATGCGTTAAAAGCAGTCCGTTTGGTGTTCGGCAACCTGCGCCAGGCCGTAACGGACCGCAGCGACCTGCAGGCCAATACCAATATGGCCCTCGCGAGCCTTAATGCCGGCATTGCCTTTTCCAATGCCATACTCGGCGCCGGCCACGCCATGACCCACCAGGTCGGCGGTCTGATGGATACTCACCATGGCGAAGCCAACGCTATCCTGTTACCCCATGTTATGCAGTTCAATCTACCGGACTGCCGCCAACGATTTCAACAGATCGCCCAGGCGATGGCGGGACTCAGCTCAACGGATCCATTGCCGGCTGCTGAGCACGCTATTGAAGCGGTTAAAAAACTTGTAGCGGATATTGGCTTGAAGCAATCCCTGTCCGACTTAGGGCTCTCTGAAGACCAGCTTCAACGTCTGACCGACAATGTCATGCAAGACGAATGCATTGCCACCAACCCTCGCATGGCCACTCCGAAAGATATTGCCGAACTGTTCCGCAAAGCCCTTTAG
- the glp gene encoding gephyrin-like molybdotransferase Glp gives MPSFEEARATILNQVPLMGLERASILDAGGRVLAEDITALWDMPRWTNSAMDGYAVRAADCQEPTTLPVSGFIPAGGSLGSPMEPGTVVKIMTGAPLPEGADAIVPVEDTEETEGGVHFPKPVKAGSHIRHKGEDVQRGEVIVPTGTILRPAEVGMLASFGKIFVSVYRPVRVAILATGDELIEPGDPLTEDKIINSNTLALATALREIGAEPTILGIARDTREATREKMLEGLKADALITSAGVSTGDRDFVRTVLDELGAETLFCRVGIKPGRPTTFARLDKTPIFCLPGNPVSTMVTFEELVRPALLKMMGHSRVIKPLIEATLLTDLTKKRLGVLNFQRVSIEVRDGKYLASCSGDQNTGILKTMVQADALALLPEDRDHFQAGDQVNIHLLSRYADMLEY, from the coding sequence ATGCCCAGCTTTGAAGAAGCCCGTGCCACCATTCTTAACCAAGTCCCCCTGATGGGCCTTGAGCGGGCGTCCATTCTCGATGCCGGCGGTCGTGTTCTCGCCGAAGACATCACGGCCCTGTGGGACATGCCCCGCTGGACCAACTCGGCCATGGACGGATATGCCGTGCGTGCAGCCGACTGCCAGGAACCAACCACTCTTCCCGTTAGCGGTTTTATCCCTGCCGGCGGCTCCCTCGGGTCCCCGATGGAACCCGGCACCGTGGTCAAGATCATGACCGGCGCCCCCCTTCCGGAGGGAGCGGATGCCATTGTGCCCGTGGAAGATACTGAAGAGACCGAGGGTGGCGTTCACTTCCCCAAGCCGGTCAAAGCTGGATCTCACATTCGCCACAAAGGAGAAGACGTTCAGCGCGGAGAAGTGATCGTACCCACCGGCACGATTCTAAGGCCAGCGGAGGTCGGTATGCTCGCCTCCTTTGGCAAGATCTTTGTCTCGGTTTATCGGCCGGTCAGGGTAGCCATCCTGGCGACCGGGGATGAATTGATCGAACCAGGAGATCCGCTGACCGAAGACAAAATCATTAACAGTAACACCTTGGCCCTGGCCACAGCCCTGCGGGAAATCGGCGCCGAACCGACCATCCTTGGCATCGCCCGCGACACCCGCGAAGCAACTCGGGAAAAGATGCTTGAAGGACTCAAGGCCGACGCCTTGATTACCTCTGCAGGTGTATCGACCGGCGACCGCGACTTTGTCCGCACCGTACTCGACGAACTTGGTGCGGAAACCCTCTTTTGCCGCGTGGGAATCAAACCGGGCCGACCAACCACTTTTGCCCGCCTCGACAAGACGCCGATCTTCTGCCTGCCCGGCAACCCCGTATCGACCATGGTCACCTTTGAAGAACTGGTCAGACCCGCCCTGCTTAAAATGATGGGCCACAGCCGAGTCATCAAACCCCTGATCGAAGCCACACTGCTGACGGACTTGACCAAGAAACGCCTCGGCGTTCTCAATTTTCAGCGAGTCAGCATTGAAGTAAGAGACGGCAAGTATCTGGCTAGCTGCTCCGGCGATCAGAACACCGGCATTCTTAAGACCATGGTCCAGGCCGATGCCCTTGCGCTGCTGCCCGAAGATCGCGATCATTTTCAAGCCGGCGACCAGGTAAACATCCACTTACTTAGCCGCTACGCCGATATGCTTGAGTACTGA